The segment TCGTGCGGCAGGTTCACCGGGGACCAGGAGCGGTCGTCGAATTCCGGTTGCCGCGCCTCCGGCTGATCGCGGAGCAGAAAAGTCCAGCCCTCGTCGAGCGGTTCGGCCACGCCGCACGAGAGTTGACCGCGGGCGAGCAGGGGAAGCAGGGCGAGGCCGAGGAAAAGCGCAGATCGAGCATTCATGGGGAAAAATCCGTTCGCTGCCTGCGCGTGCGACAACCGGTCCCAAGCTGAACCGCAAGTCTTTTCTCACGGTCACCGATAAACCACGACGCGCTCGCGCCGACGACTCCCGCGGCGCACGCGAAAAGCGGGCGAGCGCTCATTATGAGACATTCGCTTCGGGGAAAGCCCGGCTGCTAATCCGGCGGTGGCGCCGAACCGATTTCCCGCCTGGGGGTCTCGCGCACCGCCGGTACCACGCAATGCCGCGGGGTGCGGCCGCAATCATGATGAAATCGAACGAGACGATCAGCCGCGAGGAACTGGTGCGGCTGTTGAACGAGGATCTGGCCCGCGAGTATCAGGCGATCATCGCCTACGTCGTCTACAGCCAGACGATTAAGGGCGCCGAGTTCCTGCACATCGCCGCCGAGCTCGAGCGCCACGCCAGCGAGGAGTTGGAGCACGCGCTGACGATTGCCAAGCAGATCGACTACCTGAATGGTTCGCCGGTCGCCACGCCCAAGGAGGTGAAGCGTTCGGACGACGCGAGGGAAATGCTTCGCTTCGACCTCGAAAACGAACGCGTGACGATCGTGAACTACCGCGAACGAATTCGTCAGGCCGAAGCGCTGGGGGAATTCGCTCTAAGCGAGGTGCTGCGCGAAATCATCGCGCAGGAACAGGAGCATCTCACCGACCTCGCGGACGCGCTGGGGATTGATACTCCGCCCCTGGACGAACGCGTCGCCGGCTGAGCGGCAATCACGAGAAGATCCCCGCGGTCTGACGGTCCCGCCTGGGCTCGCCGCGGTGCAACAACCGCCAGGGGCGTCGTCGGAACGCGCGGGTGTTCGGCGAAAGCCAGACGGCGTTCGCTAGGTGAGCGCTGCGCGCGACGCGCTCCGCCTGGCTGACTTCCCGCCAACCGACCAGAGGGCGAACGGCCTGGGTTCGACCGGTTGCACGCGGTGGCGCGGGGCAATCACTCGCGTTCGTGGCGCGCGCGGTTCGACCGCGGGGAGTGACCGTTCATCCAAAGCCGGTTGCGCGGGAAACGGCCGCGTTTAGTCCCGGGGGCGTCCATGCCCGCTTTCTTCCGCGCGCCCCGCGTCCTGATCTTTCTGGTGTCGTTTTCGTTGATTTCGCTCGAGATCGTCTGGACGCGACTCTTGTCGGCGGAGTTTTTCTACACCTTCGCTTTCCTGATCCTCTCGCTGGCAGTGATGGGGCTCGGACTCGGTGGACTGGCGCTGCGGTTGTTCCCGCGGCTGGCGGGGCTGCGCTTGCTCGCGCCGTTGCTCTTGGCCACCGCAGCGCTCGCCCTCGGCGGGCCGCTGGCGGTGCTGCACCTTGGTTTGGACTTCGTGCAGGTCGTCTCGAGCCCCGCGATGCTCGGGCGGCTCGCGTTGGCGGTGTTGATCCTGTGTTCGAGCTTTTTCACCGGCGGCATGGTCGTGGCGCTGATCTTTCGTTGGGAGCACGCGGACATGCCCAAACTCTACCGCGCCGATCTCGTCGGCGCGGCGCTGGGCGTGGTTGCCGCCATCGCTCTGATGAACAGCGTGGGCACGCCCGCGACGGCGCTCTTGCTGCCGCTGCCGCTGCTGATGGCGGCGGCACTCCGGCTGACCGGCTGGCGACGTTATGCCTCGCTGCTGCTGGTGGTCATTCCGTTCGGGCTGCTGCCTTGGCGCGAGTCACTGGTGGCGAAACCACGCCAGGAGCGACTGCCCGTCGTGCAGCGACATTGGGATGCGATGGCGCTGGTGAAGATCCAGCAAGGCGAGGGCTACAAAAATCTCGGCATCGACAACGCCGCCAACACGCCCGTGAACGAGTTCGACGGCAACTGGGCGGACCTGCGGGCCCAACCCTCGCCGTTCTTCCTCGATCCGCAGCCGCTGATGGAGTCGATGACCGGGTGCCGGTTCCTCTCGATCGGCGCCGGCGGAGGCGGCGACGTGCTGCTGGCGCTGAAGAACGGCGCCGCCGAGGTGCACGCCGTCGAGGTGAATTCGTTCATCAACGGGCTGCTCGTCGAGGGCGGCGCGCTGTCCGCCTACTCCGGCCGGCTCTATTCGGACCCACGCGTGCGGGTCGTGACCGAGGATGCCCGCAGTTACGTGCGGCGGCATCGCGAGCAGTTCGATGTGATCTACTCGCTTAGCTCAAACACGTTTGCCGCGCTGGCCAGCGGCGCATTTGCGCTGGCGGAAAACTACCTCTTCACCACGGAGGCGTTTCGCGACGCCTACCGCGCGCTGCGCCCGGGCGGCTTCCTGATCGTCGAGCATCAATTCTACGGTCCCCGGCTCGTCAGTGAGGCCCTCGCCGGGCTGCGGCTCTGCGGGATCAGCGAGCCGGAGCGGCATCTCGCGGTCTATGCGCTGCCGAAGCTACGCCGGCAGGTGCTGCTGATCGGCCGGGCGCCGCTCAGCGAGGCGCAGATCGAGCACGCGTTCCTCGCGCTCGCGGGGAAGGATCCGATGCTGATGCAGCGCGTGTATCCGCAGCCGGCCCCCGGGGCCAATCCGCTCATCGACCGGATCGTGCGCGAAGGCTGGCGGCGTGTGCAGCCCGACTCGGCGACGGATCTCTCGCCGGCGGACGACAACCGGCCGTTCACCGCGCAGCAGGGGCTGATGAAAAACGTCAGCGTGGAGAAGCTGAAAACGCCGGATGCGATGGAATACCGCGGGTTTCCCATCTCGAAACTGCTGATCGTAGTGGTGGTGGCGCTCGTGGCGCTGCTGGCGCTGCCGCTGAATCTGCTGCCATTTCTCCGGCCGGGACCACGGCTGCGCGGAGCGGCGTGGCTTTATTTCTTCAGCATCGGCGCGGGTTTCATGGTCATCGAGTTGGTGCTGCTGCAGCAGTTCACGCTGATGATCGGTCCCTCCGCCTACACGCTCGCGGTGCTCCTGTTCGTGTTGCTGCTGTGCTCCGGTCTCGGCAGCCGTTACTCGCTCGCGGCGCCCGATTTTCTGCCGTTCGTGGGCGTCGTCGTCTGGGTGCTGCTCAACGTATTCTTCTTCACCGCGTGCGCGGAGGCTTGCGCGCTGTACCCGATGTGGGGCCGGATGGCGGCGTCCGCGGCGCTGATCGGGCCGCTGGGCTTTTTCATGGGCATGCCTTTTGCGAAGGGCTCGACGCGGGTGGGGGAGCTGGTGGATTGGGGATTTGCGGTGAACGGGGCGGCCGCGGTGCTTGGCTCCGGCGCGGTCCTGCTGCTCGCGTTCAGCTTCGGTTTCCGGATCGCGCTGCTCGCCGGCGCCGCCCTCTATGTGGCGGCAGGCCTGTTGCTGGCGCGACGCCACGCTTGGACGCCGGTGGAGCGAGGATCGCGGGAATCGGAACACGCCGTCGCGGTCGGTCAATTGTAGGATTGCAGCGGCGCTCCTGCGCACGGCACAGTGGTTGGGTATGTTTCGTGCGGCCGCGCGGCGGGTTCACGCTTCACGTCGAACGTCTGACCACCGAAGATCCTGGTTCTTCGCGGGGAGTCTGTTCGCGAGCCTGCTCGCGCTCGCTGGTTGCGGTCAACCCGCCGGGCAGTCGCCGGCGTCGGATCAAGCGGAGCCGCCGGCGCGCGCGACTGCCGCGGTGTTCGCGGATG is part of the Opitutus terrae PB90-1 genome and harbors:
- a CDS encoding spermidine synthase; amino-acid sequence: MPAFFRAPRVLIFLVSFSLISLEIVWTRLLSAEFFYTFAFLILSLAVMGLGLGGLALRLFPRLAGLRLLAPLLLATAALALGGPLAVLHLGLDFVQVVSSPAMLGRLALAVLILCSSFFTGGMVVALIFRWEHADMPKLYRADLVGAALGVVAAIALMNSVGTPATALLLPLPLLMAAALRLTGWRRYASLLLVVIPFGLLPWRESLVAKPRQERLPVVQRHWDAMALVKIQQGEGYKNLGIDNAANTPVNEFDGNWADLRAQPSPFFLDPQPLMESMTGCRFLSIGAGGGGDVLLALKNGAAEVHAVEVNSFINGLLVEGGALSAYSGRLYSDPRVRVVTEDARSYVRRHREQFDVIYSLSSNTFAALASGAFALAENYLFTTEAFRDAYRALRPGGFLIVEHQFYGPRLVSEALAGLRLCGISEPERHLAVYALPKLRRQVLLIGRAPLSEAQIEHAFLALAGKDPMLMQRVYPQPAPGANPLIDRIVREGWRRVQPDSATDLSPADDNRPFTAQQGLMKNVSVEKLKTPDAMEYRGFPISKLLIVVVVALVALLALPLNLLPFLRPGPRLRGAAWLYFFSIGAGFMVIELVLLQQFTLMIGPSAYTLAVLLFVLLLCSGLGSRYSLAAPDFLPFVGVVVWVLLNVFFFTACAEACALYPMWGRMAASAALIGPLGFFMGMPFAKGSTRVGELVDWGFAVNGAAAVLGSGAVLLLAFSFGFRIALLAGAALYVAAGLLLARRHAWTPVERGSRESEHAVAVGQL
- a CDS encoding ferritin-like domain-containing protein, with product MMKSNETISREELVRLLNEDLAREYQAIIAYVVYSQTIKGAEFLHIAAELERHASEELEHALTIAKQIDYLNGSPVATPKEVKRSDDAREMLRFDLENERVTIVNYRERIRQAEALGEFALSEVLREIIAQEQEHLTDLADALGIDTPPLDERVAG